A single region of the Pseudomonas sp. PDM14 genome encodes:
- a CDS encoding urea amidolyase associated protein UAAP2, with the protein MSLTASDKHAATAVYRHEIPAGEPFLCEVKAGQTVRLLDLEGNQAVDTLFFSAKNPRERYDPQRTLRKQNSVYLTTGTVLYSNLGNPLLTISADTCGRHDTLGGACAQESNTVRYALDKRYMHSCRDNFLRASLHDGRLEKRDIGANINFFMNVPVTPEGGLTFEDGISAPGKYVELVAHMDVIVLISNCPQLNNPCNGWNPTPAEVLVWD; encoded by the coding sequence ATGAGCCTTACCGCCAGCGACAAACACGCCGCCACCGCCGTCTACCGCCACGAGATCCCGGCCGGCGAGCCGTTCCTCTGCGAAGTCAAAGCCGGGCAGACCGTGCGCCTGCTCGACCTCGAAGGCAACCAGGCGGTCGACACGCTGTTCTTCAGCGCGAAAAACCCGCGCGAGCGTTACGACCCGCAACGCACCCTGCGCAAGCAGAACAGCGTGTACCTCACCACCGGCACCGTCCTCTACTCCAACCTGGGCAACCCGCTGCTGACCATCAGCGCCGACACCTGCGGCCGCCACGATACCCTCGGCGGCGCCTGCGCCCAGGAGAGCAATACGGTCAGATACGCCCTCGACAAACGCTACATGCACAGCTGCCGCGACAACTTCCTGCGCGCCAGCCTGCACGACGGTCGCCTGGAGAAGCGCGACATCGGCGCCAACATCAATTTCTTCATGAACGTGCCGGTGACGCCCGAGGGCGGCCTGACCTTCGAGGACGGCATCTCCGCACCGGGCAAGTACGTCGAGTTGGTCGCGCACATGGACGTCATCGTGCTGATCTCCAACTGCCCGCAACTGAACAACCCGTGCAACGGCTGGAACCCAACCCCGGCCGAGGTGCTGGTATGGGACTGA
- the uca gene encoding urea carboxylase codes for MFDKLLIANRGAIACRILRTLRQLDVQGVAVYSEADAASLHIQQADEAFSLGEGPAAGTYLVVDKILAVAKQTGAKAIHPGYGFLSENAAFAEACEAAGIAFVGPTPEQLRVFGLKHTARALAKQHGVPMLEGTELLENLDAALKAGEEVGYPVMLKSTAGGGGIGMRVCNSAAELSDAFEAVKRLGQNNFSDSGVFIEKYIQRARHLEVQVFGDGKGEVLALGVRDCSVQRRNQKVLEETPAPNLPAGMADELCAAAIKLAKAVSYRSAGTVEFVYDSEAERFYFLEVNTRLQVEHGVTEQVWGVDLVRWMIELAAGDLAPLSELAKDLKPSGHAIQARLYAEDPGRDFQPSPGLLTAVQFPKADGKALRIDTWVEAGCEIPPYFDPMIAKVITWKPTREEASAALSQALSDTLLYGVETNSQYLRQILVDAPFASGSPWTRCLEGLTYQAHTFEVLSAGTQTTVQDFPGRLGYWAVGVPPSGPMDDRALRLGNRLLGNDEGAAGLEITMSGPLLRFNTDAVVAITGAEIPLSVDGVAQPLNTALLIKAGSTLSLGTIAGSGARSYLCLRGGLQVPEYLGSKSTFTLGQFGGHGGRALRAGDVLHIPALSDANNGAQLPDALCTALPAVREIRVIYGPHGAPEYFTPAYIDTFLATDWEVHFNSSRTGVRLIGPKPEWVRDSGGEAGLHPSNIHDNPYAIGAVDFTGDMPVILGPDGPSLGGFVCPVTIIEADLWQLGQLKAGDKLRFVPVNIDTARQLAKARKAEVAGLEAVAVSWKPIPLEPPVILDIGSQDKRLVARLSGDTHLLLEIGQAELDLVLRFRGHALMQALEAKNLNGVIDLTPGIRSLQVHYQPETLSLANLLAVVIGEWDAVCNAQDLKVPSRIVHLPLSWDDPACQLAIDKYMTTVRKDAPWCPSNLEFIRRINDLPNLDEVYKTVFDASYLVMGLGDVYLGAPVATPLDPRHRLVTTKYNPARTWTAENSVGIGGAYMCVYGMEGPGGYQFVGRTLQMWNRYREVAAFHGKPWLLRFFDQIRFYPVAAEELLQIRRDFPLGRYELRIEDSELALADYQDFLTEEAEGIDAFRTQQRAAFDAERQRWIASGQAHYESEEVVAELGDDAPLTAGQHSIDSHIAGNLWQVQVEEGSTVKAGDVLVILESMKMEIPLLAPRDGVVREVRVQPGSPVRAGQRVVVLEEA; via the coding sequence ATGTTCGACAAACTCCTGATCGCCAACCGCGGCGCCATCGCCTGCCGCATCCTGCGCACCCTGCGCCAGCTCGATGTGCAGGGCGTGGCCGTGTACTCCGAGGCCGACGCCGCCAGCCTGCACATCCAGCAGGCCGATGAAGCCTTCAGCCTCGGCGAGGGTCCGGCCGCCGGCACCTACCTGGTGGTGGACAAGATCCTCGCCGTGGCCAAGCAGACCGGCGCGAAAGCTATCCACCCCGGCTACGGCTTCCTTTCCGAGAACGCTGCCTTCGCCGAAGCCTGCGAAGCCGCCGGCATCGCCTTCGTCGGCCCGACGCCGGAGCAGCTGCGCGTATTCGGCCTGAAGCACACCGCCAGGGCGCTGGCGAAACAGCACGGCGTACCAATGCTGGAAGGCACCGAGCTGCTGGAAAACCTCGACGCCGCGCTCAAGGCTGGTGAAGAAGTCGGCTACCCGGTGATGCTGAAAAGCACCGCCGGCGGTGGCGGCATCGGCATGCGCGTGTGCAACAGCGCCGCCGAGCTGAGCGACGCCTTCGAGGCCGTCAAGCGCCTGGGGCAGAACAACTTCAGCGACAGCGGCGTGTTTATCGAGAAGTACATCCAGCGCGCCCGCCACCTGGAAGTGCAGGTGTTCGGCGACGGTAAAGGTGAAGTCCTCGCCCTGGGCGTGCGCGACTGCTCGGTACAGCGACGCAACCAGAAAGTGCTGGAAGAAACCCCGGCACCCAACCTGCCGGCCGGCATGGCCGACGAGCTGTGCGCGGCGGCAATCAAGCTGGCCAAGGCGGTCAGCTACCGCAGCGCCGGCACCGTGGAATTCGTCTACGACAGCGAGGCCGAGCGCTTCTACTTCCTCGAAGTGAACACCCGCCTGCAGGTCGAACACGGCGTCACCGAACAGGTGTGGGGCGTCGATCTGGTGCGCTGGATGATCGAACTGGCGGCCGGCGACCTGGCCCCGCTCAGCGAACTGGCGAAAGATCTGAAACCCAGCGGCCATGCCATCCAGGCGCGTCTGTATGCCGAAGACCCGGGCCGCGACTTCCAGCCGAGCCCCGGCCTGCTCACCGCCGTGCAATTCCCGAAGGCCGACGGCAAGGCCCTGCGCATCGACACCTGGGTCGAAGCCGGCTGCGAGATTCCGCCCTACTTCGACCCGATGATCGCCAAGGTCATCACCTGGAAGCCAACTCGCGAAGAAGCCAGCGCCGCGCTCAGCCAGGCCCTGTCCGATACCCTGCTGTACGGCGTGGAAACCAACAGCCAGTACCTGCGGCAGATCCTGGTCGACGCCCCGTTCGCCAGCGGCTCGCCATGGACCCGCTGCCTGGAAGGCCTGACCTACCAGGCGCACACCTTCGAGGTGCTCTCCGCCGGCACCCAGACCACCGTGCAGGACTTCCCCGGCCGCCTCGGTTACTGGGCAGTTGGCGTGCCGCCGTCCGGGCCGATGGACGACCGCGCGCTGCGCCTGGGCAACCGCCTGCTGGGCAATGACGAAGGCGCCGCCGGCCTGGAAATCACCATGAGCGGCCCGCTGCTGCGCTTCAACACCGATGCGGTGGTAGCGATCACTGGCGCAGAAATCCCGCTAAGCGTGGACGGTGTGGCACAACCGCTTAACACCGCACTGCTGATCAAGGCCGGCAGCACCCTGAGCCTCGGCACCATCGCCGGTAGCGGCGCGCGCTCGTACCTGTGCCTGCGCGGCGGCCTGCAAGTGCCGGAATACCTGGGCTCGAAAAGCACCTTCACTCTCGGCCAGTTCGGCGGCCACGGCGGCCGCGCCCTGCGTGCCGGCGACGTGCTGCATATCCCCGCTCTGAGCGATGCGAACAACGGTGCGCAACTGCCTGACGCGCTGTGCACCGCCCTGCCCGCCGTCCGGGAAATCCGCGTGATCTACGGCCCGCACGGCGCGCCGGAGTACTTCACCCCGGCCTATATCGACACCTTCCTCGCCACCGACTGGGAAGTGCACTTCAACTCCAGCCGCACCGGCGTGCGCCTGATCGGCCCCAAACCGGAGTGGGTGCGCGACAGCGGCGGCGAAGCCGGCCTGCACCCGTCGAACATCCACGACAACCCCTATGCCATCGGCGCGGTGGATTTCACCGGCGATATGCCGGTCATCCTGGGGCCTGATGGCCCGAGCCTGGGCGGTTTCGTCTGCCCGGTGACCATCATCGAGGCCGACCTGTGGCAGCTCGGCCAGCTCAAGGCCGGCGACAAGCTGCGCTTCGTACCGGTCAACATCGACACCGCGCGCCAGCTGGCCAAGGCGCGCAAGGCCGAAGTCGCCGGGCTGGAAGCCGTCGCGGTGAGCTGGAAGCCGATCCCGCTGGAGCCGCCGGTGATCCTCGACATCGGCAGCCAGGACAAGCGCCTGGTCGCCCGCCTCTCCGGCGACACCCACCTGCTGCTGGAAATCGGCCAGGCCGAGCTGGACCTGGTGCTGCGTTTCCGTGGCCATGCGCTGATGCAGGCGCTGGAGGCGAAGAACCTCAACGGCGTGATCGACCTGACTCCGGGCATCCGTTCGCTGCAGGTGCACTACCAGCCGGAAACCCTGTCACTGGCCAACCTGCTGGCGGTGGTGATCGGCGAGTGGGACGCAGTGTGCAACGCCCAGGACCTCAAGGTGCCATCGCGCATCGTCCACCTGCCGCTGTCCTGGGACGACCCGGCCTGCCAGTTGGCCATCGACAAGTACATGACCACGGTGCGCAAGGACGCACCCTGGTGCCCGAGCAATCTGGAGTTCATCCGCCGCATCAACGACCTGCCCAACCTGGATGAGGTCTACAAGACCGTGTTCGACGCCAGCTATCTGGTGATGGGCTTGGGCGACGTCTACCTCGGCGCACCGGTGGCCACGCCGCTGGACCCGCGCCATCGTCTGGTGACCACCAAGTACAACCCGGCACGCACCTGGACCGCCGAAAACTCGGTGGGCATCGGCGGCGCCTACATGTGCGTGTACGGCATGGAAGGCCCCGGCGGTTACCAGTTCGTCGGCCGCACCCTGCAGATGTGGAACCGCTACCGCGAAGTCGCCGCCTTCCATGGCAAGCCCTGGCTGCTGCGCTTCTTCGACCAGATCCGCTTCTACCCGGTGGCGGCCGAAGAGCTGCTGCAGATCCGCCGCGACTTCCCGCTCGGCCGCTATGAACTGCGTATCGAAGACAGCGAACTGGCCCTGGCCGACTACCAGGACTTCCTCACCGAGGAAGCCGAGGGCATCGACGCCTTCCGCACCCAGCAACGCGCCGCCTTCGACGCCGAGCGCCAGCGCTGGATCGCCTCCGGCCAGGCTCATTACGAGAGCGAGGAAGTAGTCGCCGAACTGGGTGACGACGCCCCGCTCACGGCCGGCCAGCACAGCATCGACAGCCACATCGCTGGCAACCTCTGGCAGGTGCAGGTCGAGGAAGGCAGCACGGTGAAGGCTGGCGATGTGCTGGTGATCCTCGAGTCGATGAAGATGGAAATCCCCCTGCTCGCCCCGCGCGACGGCGTGGTGCGCGAAGTCCGCGTACAGCCTGGCTCGCCGGTGCGTGCCGGCCAGCGCGTGGTGGTGCTGGAAGAGGCCTGA
- a CDS encoding urea amidolyase associated protein UAAP1 produces the protein MTASLTLRPSLYEELVPGGGHTSFVLKRGQLLRITDLEGGANVSLLLLSAAEKSERLNLPDTLKCQHTAKLTAGHCLYSDMGRVLAAITADTCGWHDSFGGVLNAEEVSEKYGAGRYQELRNGYFRNGVDNLLVEMGKWNLNIQDLLMALNLFSKVSVDGDGRFHFEPGNSKAGDYIELYAPMDTLVVLTALQHPLDPNPQYAPKPVQLSWSKVESDGISVLCRTSRPENGRGFHNTERLYI, from the coding sequence ATGACCGCATCCCTGACCCTGCGCCCCAGCCTGTACGAAGAACTCGTCCCCGGCGGTGGCCACACCTCCTTCGTCCTCAAGCGCGGCCAGCTGCTGCGCATCACCGACCTCGAAGGCGGCGCCAACGTCAGCCTGCTGCTGCTTTCCGCCGCCGAGAAAAGCGAGCGCCTGAACCTGCCCGACACCCTCAAGTGCCAGCACACCGCCAAACTCACCGCCGGCCACTGCCTGTACTCGGACATGGGTCGCGTGCTCGCCGCCATCACCGCCGACACCTGCGGCTGGCATGACAGCTTTGGTGGCGTGCTCAACGCCGAGGAAGTCAGCGAGAAGTACGGCGCCGGCCGCTACCAGGAACTGCGTAACGGCTACTTCCGCAATGGCGTGGACAACCTGCTGGTGGAAATGGGCAAGTGGAACCTGAACATCCAGGATCTGCTGATGGCGCTCAATCTGTTCAGCAAGGTCAGCGTCGACGGCGACGGCCGCTTCCACTTCGAGCCCGGCAACTCCAAGGCCGGCGACTACATCGAGCTGTACGCGCCGATGGACACCCTGGTGGTGCTCACCGCCCTGCAGCACCCGCTGGACCCCAACCCGCAGTACGCACCCAAGCCGGTGCAACTGAGCTGGAGCAAGGTCGAGAGCGACGGCATCAGCGTGCTCTGCCGCACCTCGCGCCCGGAAAACGGCCGCGGCTTCCACAACACCGAACGCCTGTACATCTGA
- a CDS encoding ABC transporter permease, protein MRLINRHPDRGGRLLLILLPFALLLFAYFVGSAARLTENPNDKLLPSASQMVSAIDRLAFTEDKRSGNYLFWEDSAASLKRLAMGIGIAALAGLCLGIAAGILPLFRAPLSPLLTVLSMVPPLAILPILFIVFGLGELSKVMLIVIGITPVLARDLEQRAREIPTEILIKAQTLGASTWTLILRVVLPQLLPRLLIALRLVLGSAWLFLIAAEAIASTDGLGYRIFLVRRYMAMDVILPYVVWITLLAWLMDLGLRQLTRLCFPWYEGAKA, encoded by the coding sequence ATGCGCCTGATCAACCGACATCCGGACCGCGGCGGCCGTCTGCTGCTGATCCTGCTGCCGTTCGCCCTGCTGCTGTTCGCCTACTTCGTGGGCTCGGCGGCGCGGCTGACGGAGAACCCCAACGACAAGCTGTTGCCCAGCGCCAGTCAGATGGTCAGCGCAATCGACCGCCTGGCCTTCACCGAAGACAAGCGCAGCGGCAACTACCTGTTCTGGGAAGACAGCGCGGCCAGCCTCAAGCGTCTCGCCATGGGCATCGGCATCGCCGCCCTGGCCGGCCTGTGCCTGGGCATCGCGGCGGGTATCCTGCCGCTGTTCCGTGCACCGCTGTCGCCGCTGCTGACCGTGCTGTCGATGGTGCCGCCACTGGCGATCCTGCCGATCCTGTTCATCGTCTTCGGCCTCGGCGAATTGTCCAAGGTGATGCTGATCGTGATCGGCATCACCCCGGTGCTGGCCCGTGATCTGGAGCAGCGCGCCCGCGAGATTCCCACGGAAATTCTGATCAAGGCACAGACCCTTGGCGCCAGCACCTGGACCCTGATCCTCCGTGTGGTGCTGCCGCAACTGCTGCCGCGCCTGCTGATCGCCCTGCGCCTGGTGCTCGGCTCGGCCTGGCTGTTCCTTATCGCCGCCGAAGCCATTGCCTCCACCGATGGCCTCGGCTACCGCATCTTCCTCGTGCGTCGCTACATGGCGATGGACGTGATCCTGCCGTACGTGGTGTGGATCACCCTGCTCGCCTGGCTGATGGACCTGGGTCTGCGCCAGCTCACCCGCCTGTGCTTCCCCTGGTATGAGGGAGCGAAAGCATGA
- the atzF gene encoding allophanate hydrolase: MTHEFDLRLGALKTAYTDGSLTPRQLILALHDKAAALNPEFHLFIHLLSTAELEPYLAALDGKSPAELPLFGVPFAIKDNIDLAGVPTTAACPAFAYVPESSSTLVAQLIALGAVPLGKTNLDQFATGLNGTRSPYGECRNSVHPDYPSGGSSAGSSLAVALGVASFALGTDTAGSGRVPAALNNLVGLKATKGLISTAGVVPACRTLDCVTYFTATAVEASQLLALTAKLDARDEYSRANPLWNDASAFGKPRAGFRFGVPTQLEFLGCTESPALFASTIEQLKALGGEAVEIDFAPFLEAARLLYEGPWVAERYSVAGALIEQQPDAVLPVIKAVLEKAPGTTAVDAFRAQYRLQALKAICDRILAEVDCILTPAYPRPVTLDELHAEPVKRNSDLGYYTNFMNMLDYAAVAVPAGFMANGLPWGVTLFGRAFTDQYLLSLADGLQRQHGLPLAGARALDTPTPATVARNDRARVVVCGAHLDGLPLNWQLKQRGGRLLQATQSSPDYQLYALAGGPPFRPGMVRVAEGGVAIAVEVWELPSTELGSFLTGIPAPLGLGKVQLADGSWETGFICEPYGLAGAVDITHFGGWKAYMQSKG; this comes from the coding sequence ATGACCCACGAATTCGACCTGCGCCTCGGCGCGCTGAAAACCGCCTACACCGATGGCAGCCTGACCCCGCGCCAGCTGATCCTTGCCCTGCATGACAAGGCCGCTGCGCTCAACCCGGAATTCCACCTGTTCATCCACCTGCTCAGCACCGCCGAGCTGGAGCCCTACCTGGCCGCGCTGGACGGCAAGTCGCCAGCCGAGCTGCCGCTGTTCGGCGTGCCCTTCGCCATCAAGGACAACATCGACCTGGCCGGCGTGCCAACCACCGCCGCCTGCCCGGCCTTCGCCTATGTGCCCGAGTCCAGTTCCACCCTGGTCGCCCAGCTGATCGCCCTCGGCGCCGTACCGCTGGGCAAGACCAACCTCGACCAGTTTGCCACCGGCCTTAACGGCACCCGCTCGCCCTATGGTGAATGCCGCAACAGCGTGCACCCGGACTACCCGTCCGGCGGCTCCAGCGCTGGTTCGTCGCTGGCCGTGGCGCTGGGTGTGGCCAGCTTCGCCCTCGGCACCGACACCGCTGGCTCCGGCCGCGTGCCGGCAGCGCTGAACAACCTGGTCGGCCTCAAGGCGACCAAGGGGCTGATTTCCACCGCTGGCGTGGTGCCGGCCTGCCGCACCCTGGACTGCGTGACCTACTTCACCGCCACTGCCGTCGAGGCCAGCCAGTTGCTGGCACTGACCGCCAAGCTGGATGCCCGCGACGAATACAGCCGCGCCAACCCGCTGTGGAACGACGCCAGCGCCTTCGGCAAGCCGCGCGCCGGTTTCCGCTTCGGCGTGCCCACGCAGCTGGAATTTCTCGGCTGTACGGAAAGCCCGGCGCTGTTCGCCAGCACCATCGAACAGTTGAAAGCCCTCGGTGGCGAAGCGGTGGAGATCGACTTCGCGCCCTTCCTCGAAGCCGCGCGCCTGCTCTATGAAGGCCCCTGGGTCGCCGAGCGCTATAGCGTCGCCGGCGCGCTGATCGAGCAGCAGCCGGACGCCGTACTGCCAGTGATCAAGGCCGTGCTGGAAAAGGCACCGGGCACCACCGCCGTCGACGCCTTCCGCGCCCAGTACCGCCTACAGGCGCTCAAGGCGATCTGCGACCGCATCCTCGCCGAGGTCGATTGCATCCTCACCCCGGCCTACCCACGTCCGGTGACGCTGGACGAGCTGCACGCCGAACCGGTCAAGCGCAACTCGGACCTGGGCTACTACACCAACTTCATGAACATGCTCGACTACGCCGCCGTCGCTGTGCCAGCAGGCTTCATGGCCAACGGCCTGCCGTGGGGCGTGACCCTGTTCGGCCGCGCCTTCACCGACCAGTACCTGCTGAGCCTGGCCGACGGCCTGCAGCGCCAACACGGCCTGCCGCTGGCCGGTGCGCGCGCGCTGGATACCCCGACCCCGGCCACCGTCGCCCGCAACGACCGCGCCCGCGTGGTGGTGTGCGGTGCACACCTCGACGGTCTGCCGCTTAACTGGCAGCTCAAGCAGCGCGGCGGCCGCCTGCTGCAAGCCACCCAGAGTTCGCCGGATTACCAGCTGTACGCCCTGGCCGGCGGCCCACCCTTCCGCCCGGGCATGGTTCGCGTCGCCGAAGGTGGCGTGGCCATCGCCGTGGAAGTCTGGGAACTGCCGAGCACCGAGCTGGGCTCGTTCCTCACCGGCATTCCCGCGCCGCTGGGGCTGGGCAAGGTGCAGCTGGCCGATGGCAGCTGGGAAACCGGCTTCATCTGCGAGCCATACGGCCTGGCCGGCGCCGTCGACATCACCCACTTCGGCGGCTGGAAGGCCTACATGCAGAGCAAGGGCTAA
- a CDS encoding class I SAM-dependent methyltransferase codes for MPGYRIKYSTLSIGAEDFHLCSLRDKQQFADHDGLAERAGISSATWSLFGQLWPSGEVLAQTMSRFPTEGLRILELGCGLGLSSLVLQRLGADITASDHHPLAGEFLLRNATLNELQPIDYQDCDWAEAYLELGLFDLIIGSDLLYERDHPGLLAGFIDRHSKPVAEVLIVDPGRGNSARFSREMLSHGYQQQADLLNDLDDPQAPFRGRILSYQRAA; via the coding sequence ATGCCGGGTTATCGCATCAAGTATTCCACCCTCAGCATCGGTGCCGAGGATTTCCACCTGTGTTCCCTGCGCGACAAGCAGCAGTTCGCCGACCACGACGGTCTGGCCGAGCGAGCGGGGATTTCCTCGGCCACCTGGTCGCTGTTCGGCCAGCTGTGGCCGTCCGGCGAGGTACTGGCGCAGACCATGAGCCGCTTTCCCACCGAGGGTCTGCGCATTCTCGAACTGGGCTGTGGCCTGGGTTTGAGCAGCCTGGTGCTGCAACGCCTGGGCGCCGATATCACCGCCAGCGACCATCACCCGCTGGCTGGCGAGTTCCTGCTGCGCAACGCCACGCTCAATGAGCTGCAACCGATCGATTACCAGGATTGCGACTGGGCCGAGGCCTACCTCGAGCTCGGTCTGTTCGACCTGATCATCGGCAGCGACCTGCTCTACGAGCGTGACCATCCGGGCCTGCTCGCCGGCTTCATCGACCGCCACAGCAAACCGGTGGCCGAGGTGCTGATCGTCGATCCGGGGCGCGGCAACAGCGCACGCTTCAGCCGCGAGATGCTCAGCCACGGCTACCAGCAGCAGGCCGATCTGCTCAATGACCTGGACGACCCGCAGGCGCCGTTTCGGGGGCGCATCCTCAGCTACCAGCGGGCGGCTTAG
- a CDS encoding putative urea ABC transporter substrate-binding protein, producing MRKSLLSSLIAAGLAAALSIPAHAEKKDHFNVCWTIYAGWMPWEYGQAEGIVAKWAKKYDIAIEVTQLNDYVESINQYTAGQFDGCTMTNMDALTIPAAGGVDSTALVIGDFSNGNDGIVIKGEKKTLGDLKGMDVNLVELSVSHYLLARGLEKADLSEKDLKVVNTSDADMVAAFATDDVKAVATWNPLLAEIEATPAVTKVFDSSQIPGEIIDLMVVNSETLKDNPALGKALTGAWYEIMATMSADSAAGKAAREHMAKASGTDLAGYEAQLAATKMFYSAKDAVAFANSPKLPATMSKVASFSFDHGLLGEGAQSADAIGMSFARGVVTGDKSNVKLRFDPSFMQMAADGKL from the coding sequence CACGCCGAAAAGAAAGATCACTTCAACGTCTGCTGGACCATCTACGCCGGCTGGATGCCGTGGGAATACGGCCAGGCCGAAGGCATCGTCGCCAAGTGGGCGAAGAAGTACGACATCGCCATCGAAGTGACCCAGCTCAACGACTACGTCGAGTCGATCAACCAGTACACCGCCGGCCAGTTCGATGGCTGCACCATGACCAACATGGACGCCCTGACCATCCCCGCTGCTGGCGGCGTGGACAGTACCGCGCTGGTCATCGGCGACTTCTCCAACGGCAACGACGGCATCGTCATCAAGGGCGAGAAGAAGACCCTGGGCGACCTCAAGGGCATGGACGTCAACCTGGTCGAACTCTCCGTCTCCCACTACCTGCTCGCCCGCGGCCTGGAAAAGGCTGACCTGAGCGAGAAGGACCTGAAAGTGGTGAACACCTCCGACGCCGACATGGTCGCCGCCTTCGCCACCGACGACGTCAAGGCGGTGGCCACCTGGAACCCGCTGCTGGCCGAAATCGAAGCCACCCCGGCGGTGACCAAGGTGTTCGACTCCAGCCAGATTCCCGGCGAGATCATCGACCTGATGGTGGTCAACAGCGAAACCCTGAAGGACAACCCGGCCCTGGGCAAAGCCCTGACCGGCGCCTGGTACGAAATCATGGCGACCATGAGCGCCGATTCGGCCGCCGGCAAGGCTGCCCGCGAGCACATGGCCAAGGCCTCCGGCACCGACCTGGCTGGCTACGAAGCCCAGCTCGCCGCGACCAAGATGTTCTACAGCGCCAAGGATGCCGTGGCCTTTGCCAACAGCCCGAAACTGCCGGCGACCATGAGCAAGGTGGCCAGCTTCTCCTTCGACCACGGCCTGCTCGGTGAGGGCGCGCAGAGTGCCGACGCGATCGGCATGAGCTTCGCCCGCGGCGTGGTTACCGGTGACAAGAGCAACGTCAAGCTGCGCTTCGACCCGTCGTTCATGCAGATGGCGGCCGACGGCAAGCTGTAA
- a CDS encoding ABC transporter ATP-binding protein, whose protein sequence is MSAFIEVKNVWQEYGDQVVLERLNLSINEGEFCTLVGASGCGKSTFLRLLLGQERASRGEILLGGQPLAGEPDSSRGVVFQRYSVFPHLSVLDNVAIGLELPRSALLGRLFGAAKRDARAQAEVILKKVGLGHALDKYPSQLSGGMQQRLAIAQALIMKPRVLLLDEPFGALDPGIRKDMHALLLELWHETKLTVFMVTHDLSEGFSLGTRLLVFDKTRIDPHAPNAFGARITYDIPLNSDRRATRAAVEALPAHVTGTVQPAL, encoded by the coding sequence ATGAGCGCCTTTATAGAAGTGAAGAATGTGTGGCAGGAATACGGCGATCAGGTCGTATTGGAAAGGCTCAACCTGAGCATCAACGAGGGCGAGTTCTGCACCCTGGTTGGCGCCTCCGGCTGCGGCAAGTCGACCTTCCTGCGCCTGCTGCTGGGCCAGGAGCGCGCCAGCCGTGGCGAGATCCTGCTCGGTGGCCAGCCGCTGGCCGGCGAGCCGGATAGCAGCCGTGGCGTAGTGTTCCAGCGCTACTCGGTGTTCCCGCACCTGAGCGTGCTGGACAACGTCGCCATCGGCCTTGAGCTGCCGCGCTCAGCGCTGCTCGGCCGCCTGTTCGGCGCCGCCAAGCGCGACGCCCGCGCCCAGGCCGAGGTGATCCTCAAGAAGGTCGGCCTCGGCCACGCCCTCGACAAATACCCCAGCCAGCTCTCCGGCGGCATGCAGCAGCGCCTGGCCATCGCCCAGGCGCTGATCATGAAGCCGCGCGTGCTGTTGCTCGACGAACCCTTCGGCGCCCTCGATCCGGGCATCCGCAAGGACATGCACGCCCTGCTGCTGGAGCTGTGGCACGAGACCAAGCTGACCGTGTTCATGGTCACCCATGACCTGAGCGAGGGCTTCAGCCTTGGCACCCGCCTGCTGGTGTTCGACAAGACCCGCATCGACCCCCACGCGCCGAACGCCTTCGGCGCGCGCATCACCTACGACATCCCCCTGAATAGCGACCGCCGCGCCACCCGCGCCGCCGTCGAAGCGCTGCCGGCGCATGTCACCGGCACCGTGCAACCGGCCCTGTAA